The region tgagaatatgtggatTGGATTGTATTTTATGTGCTTTATGAGAAGTTAAGAATTCATGTTGTGATGAACAGTTTAAGAAAAGCATGGAATGATAAGAATTGTCTAAGTGTGGAAGCACTAGCATGTACAAAATCATGGACGCTGAACAAAAGACCCTAGTTGAAAGACACATTGGCAAAGCAAGTGTAAGACCAGTAGGTATTCAGTCACGCGGCATCATAAGCAAGTCCTGGGGTTGAAGTCTTGCAGGCACTAGAAAACAAGAAACAGAACAAGAGCGTGCATAGCATGATGATGTGACATGTTTTAGTAAAGTgtttcatgctagacgtattagtatgcatatgagtttgaatgggaCAGAACATATGTACAGTGATAATTGACTAGATTGCATATGTGTTGTATGAGATGTCATGTATTTGGAGTGTATGTATGCCTATATTCCTCAAAGGTTCGAAATAACATGTATGCATGTGAGGCTGAGTTATGATGTTGATTGACTTGTTGAGATATAATGTTTGGGAGTATACGTATACTTGTAATCCCCAAAGGTTCGGAAGAAATGTATGTATATAACCGAAATGTTATATCGAATATTTTCCTGTGATTTAATGTTAGGTGTGCACATATACTTGTATTCTCCAAAGATTGGAAGAACTATATGCGTGTAACGCGGTAATGTTATATCCATTGTTTTCTTATGATGCCATGTttagaaatatgcatatatTATAATTCCTCAAAGGTTCTGTTgaggataaattccactcaacccgatccaatgaggagatagacatttagcaactacttcagggaaatcaggtatcagttatctcagtaaattgggataggactctaattagcccaagtatagtttgatcagtagtccTATCCCTGgtggaattgggataggacttatggtccaatcagataagaagaatgatcagatcagaagtctaagaagatatcagattagaagtctaataaaggatcagagtccaattagaactctgacatcaattATAGgtctcgattagaactctgacagcagttctagatcgacaaggagcaagAATTCTAATCCAACTTTGACtctacctctttgcctataaataggctcataccccatgtataaactaagactcatttttttatgcatagagtatTATTTTATcacataagctaatttaggcattggatttttgttgttttgcaaaattattgaaaagcgtgaagaacatcagaagaacgtgcagattcacactataccgaaaattgtaccaacaaatTCAGATGACTTGTATGCACATAAATTGTATGCACATAAAGTCAAAACATTGTATCAATTATTTCCTTAAATATATTAGTATGCCTGTATTTTTCAAAGGTAGGAGAGCTTGAATAGGAATGTATTCGAGTCATCTCACAAATCCGATAAAGATTAAACACAAATTAACTGTCCCTCATCGTTAGTCGTTCATCCTTCACCTGGGCAgccatttctttcttcttttcctttctctaaCAAGTTATAGAACATGTGTGATCATACCTAGTCAGAAAGAAAGAACCCAATTTGTATCATAATCTTTTCCCTTCACATCTATTACATACAATATACGATTTCAACGGTAACTTCCAAAAATGCATTACAAACGCAAAATTTGTTGTAATCACCATCTGAACTAAACACAGGCcgaccaaaatataaaaagaaatgaaaagaaaaacccatcTCATCTAAAGCCGCCGCCGCCACTGCCACATGGACTTACTGAGCCGGTCCAGATCCCCACTTCCATCTTACACGTGTCATCATCGACACCGTCCAGCTGTTCCCCTCCCTTTGCTCGAGCCCAGTGGCCGAAGCCCAAGCCGAAGCCCAAAGTCAGCTCCAAGTCCACGTCGCTACTATCGGCTCGCTCGTCGGGCTTTGCCAGCGAAGCCTCCACGGTCTCAGCGGAAACACAGTCAGCCTCTCCACTATCACCTCCTCGACTCGGATTCTGACTATCCCCCAACTCGTGACTCACCGATCCACCGCACTCGTCTTCATTTCTCGATGAGTCGGTCACAATCGCAAACTCTAAAGCACTAGACTCCACTTTCGGCTTCGGCTTCGCAGCAGAGCTCTTGAACCGGCTCCGAGACTTCTTAACCTTGTGAAGCTGATCGGAGGGAACCGCTCTCTCCCTCTTCGACACGTGGCGTATATCGCAGGCTTTAAGCGGTGGGCTCATGCTGCCAGCGGACTCAGAAGAAATCTGCATGATTGGCGCGCCTCTTAGAACCGCTTCCACGGCGGCTTGGCAGAGATGCCAGCTCCCGGACGAAAGCAACCCGGCTGACCCGTAAATCGGATTCACTATCCGCCCACAAGCTTCGTATAGCAAGGATTTCAATATTTCTGTAaccaaaaaatagaaacaaataaTTCAGAACAATAACAAATAGCATGCTTTCAGCAACTAATTTGGATTGgaaaattgccaaaaaaaaaaaaaaaaagatggattaCCAGGACGGAGATGTTGGGGGCCGGCATTGATGAGGTTAACGAGGCCAGCGCGACCATAGAACTTGGCGAGGAAGACGGTGGCGTTGGCTTGGGATTGGGCGGTTTTGATCCACTGAAGGCAGGGTCTGATGGTACAACTGTCGCCGCAGCCTTTGCGGAGGACTCGGCAGCCATTACAACTCATCCGCATGATTCCGTGTCTTGTTTGGCAAGCGAGAAATGTGTGGGAAAATGTGAGTGTTTAGAGGAAAGTGAAGGAAGAATTGGGTGGGATTTGTGTGGGATTTTGGGGAGAATGGGGGGTGATGAGGAGGCATTTTTGTAAGCGAGCAGAGGACGTGGGTTTGTAATGGGGGCCGCAGTTGTTTCCGAGAAAACGGTAGTCTGGTTTTTGGGATTTACCATATCTTCTCGCAATTGTGAAAAGTCTTATGTTGCCCTTATCGCCTTGCTGTGTCGGCGGGCTGGCTGTTCCTTTTATGTATTTTGGagtgtgatttttatttttaatttaaaaaaatgtactttttaATGTGGTTTAAATACTTTTTAagcattaatattttttgttttcaaaaaaaaaaaaaaaaaatttaagaaatgagcatggtttatttaatttattggatAAATTTATATAAGTCTATTCGAATTTGAGGAGCTGTAGATAGACTTAATCCAACTTCAAGTAGAGTCGtatcaattcaaaaaaaaaaaagaaaaaaaagtagagtTGTAGAATTCTTATattcataaaattaattattaggtTTGAATACAACAGACCGATTCTAGCCACCTCTTATCCGGTTTCTAATCGCAATGAATGACGTAAAAGACAATTACACATCTGTTTTTCTATTtgtcaaattataatttttttaaaaaaaaaccattaatcTATGTACTTAaatgtatcatatatatatatatatatatatatatatatatatatatatatatattgtgaatttattaaaagatTTGGCTTATGCATGgtaaaaaaaactagaaaatatttttaaaggcCCAGATTTAATTTCggatttttaataaaagaaaaaaagaatgtaaaccgttaaaaaaatatattatgattttttttttgcaacatCTAAActaaatcttttattaaaagGATCTAGAGAAATGGTGTAGTTGGTTTACATGCTTGTCAAGAAAAAGTATTAGATCGTACATAGGGATTTAAACAATTTGTTTAATAATGTTAAGACATCTTAATCATTGGATATGGTTAAACAAAAACCTTACTATAGAGATGTTgacttaaaaataaatgattgtATTAAAAACAGTCTCAGACTCGCAGAACATATATTTCTTGTACGGATTTGAggtcttattttttattcaataatattatatactacaCTATTAtattaacttctttttctttttctttttctttttttttacatgtccacacacgAGGAATATAGGAGATTCGAGGAATATAGGAGATTCGAACTGGCGATCTCCGCTTCCTAAGGCGTACTCCCAAACCGATTGAGTTACTCATCGAGAACACTATATTAACATTTATTAGTGAAACTAatgagataataataaaaacatttctcataataaaaattctattaaaacatGGGTGGTATATTTGTTTGTCGATGGCTTAAGAATTAAGATAGTCATTGTTTGTAAATTCTAATAGTAGGAGAGGTTAAGATAGTCAATTGGCATTAAGAAGACAAGCGGCACAATTGTAATTATAGGTAATAGAAGGGACTTTTTTATGAGAAGAGGAAGGCATGCAAATTGGTCCAAAAGTAGGAACGGCACGCAAGCAACACGTTGAAACACGTCCAGTGCTCAGAGTGCTGAGGAGTCGCCACATGGTGCTCCAATCACAATTCACATCTCCCTTCATGTTTCAGAGCCATGCTCCTCAACCCAcgtttaaatgaaataaaactcTTTTTCTAGAGAATTCTATCTcacctagtttttttttttttttttttttaaaaaaaaaatatttattttttatttttaaattaaacaaGTCAGATTTTGATACATAagtattgggaaaaaaaaatataaaattagacgTAGTGGTTTTCTTGATTTATAAATGGCTTCTTTtgatataaataattaattaaagctCTTCTGTAGTAGGTGAAAATGACAATTTCTTCTTGGAGTCAATTTTCGTTCACAACTTAATAGAATTCGTTTGGTTGCCACGTCAGGTGTAATAAAAATGCAAGACGTGTTATTCtttaatgaaaaatagaaatatattaaaaatagaaatatctaaaactatatatatatataaatggaggTGGAGTTGTTGTCGGTTGGGTAAccaccccttcctttttttctttttttaaatagaaattatttttttgtcttatatatataaagagtaacACATGTCGTGTTTTTATTGGGTCTGACGTGGCAACTAAATGGATTCTGTTAACTCGTGGACGGAAATTGACTCTAGTACGTAAATTGTCATTTTCGCTTACCATAGAAACCTCTTGATTATTTTTAATACCACAGAGATCGATTTTTAAAttaatgctttgtttgtttcgacataaaatggtttctatcgtaaaatattttcgacgaaatcattttcaagaaaaaaaaaaaaaaaaattctcgaaaatattttcggtgtTGTTTGGTATGCACGAAAAAATCACGAAaggtgaaaatgcaactgtcgccggaatccggcaacgtccggtcgccgttgctggattccggcgaacatgtttggccgaATCCGGCTGGACTCCTCCGAATCCGGTCAAATCCAACAGGATTCTTGCCAGATTCGGCTGGCTTCTGGctatggccagattccggctaTTTTCGGTCGGAATCTGATCCGCCAGCATCCGACAACGATGGCCGGAAGTCGCCAGAGTTCGGTGCTGTCAGTATTCCGGTGGCCAGATGTTGCCGAATTCCAGTGCCACCTGGATTTCAACGACCAATCATTGCTGGATTCctacaatcggatatcaaacatgcataCAAGAAccaagagtttaatttcggaaaacgatttacggtttttaaaaccgtaaatcgttttccaaaaattaaaaaagtttttacggtcaaaccgaaaatgattttcgttgatcaTTATTTTCGTCTCTACCAAATAccgtaaaatgtcgaaatcattttttcaaattcattttacgccgaaacaaatggcTCATAAGTTAAAAactaatctttcatttttttcctaaGTATTATCATGTttgataagtccaaattcagaattctttttaaatttttaattcattGCACAGGTAAGAAAAACACCCATTATATTCTTCCCCATGCGCCAACTCATGATCCCAAACCTCGCATTTATAgagctttttaaattttaataattatttttaaattgaatgaTTTATATTAATTCATCAGTTCACTATTTATCATATTACATTGGAactcatattttcaatttttttttctttttaattcattGCATATCATATGTACTAAATAAttacataataaaatttaaaacacataatttaacaataatgattaaaattttatttaaaaaaatgtagatAGAGTttctaataattttaaaatatcacaAAAGATACAAaagctaaataaataaaacacaagggagagaaaagcttaaaaaaaaaaaaaaacaggaaaacCCTTGTCAGAGTTGGATCTCCTCCCCTCCAGCAGTGAAATAGTAACCTCTCCGGCTCTCCCACCTCCCAAGTAGTAGAGGCAGGAGGCCAatcccctcaattttttttaatttttttttctttctttatttctgtctttttgtttttgggttttctttctttttgttttttcagattttcttggttttattatttttgtaacaGTTTTGACATTGTTTTACTATACATGCATGATGcatggtattttttatttatttttggttaaatgcTTCTTTGCATTCTATGTCTATTTGGCTTACATCTCGACAGAATTAGCATGTTTCATGTTCCATCAACCAGGGACCGGAGGTAGGATTTGAGATTTGGagggccaaagaaaaaaataaaaacaaaacaaaaattacgaaggtcaaaactataaaaacataaaaaaaaaaataaaaaaaaaaataaaaaaaaatttaattaattaattttaattttaatttttttttttttgggaccaCCTTgggccttgggggggggggggggcgaggCCCCCCAGGCAcaaggtggctccgcccctgccatcaaccattggttttttttttcttttttttttttttaattaagggtgGATGAAACATACCAACTTAGCAAATCTATACGCAAAATGGATGTCGgaatgcaaaaaaaataaaaaaattctaaaagatttaacaaaagAAGACAAAAGGATCTATTGATAATTGTGAAAATCGAAAAGGACTAGGCTCTGTTTGTTTCACTGTAAATTGTTTTccgttggaatttttttttttttttattttgaaatatgatttccataaaaatatttttcggcatttAGCGTGtatggaaaatcacaaataattgatatatatatatatatatatatagacacacacacacactaattcaatcatattaaactataaaaatcaatttttattcacaacaacataataataataattaacctaAACACACAACCAAAATTTTTCAATCGCAAAATTTTAGAGATTGTGTGTTAGGACACCACCAAAACCCCATTGAGACCCTCCATAAACACACAAATGTCTCACCGACGACCTGGCCAGGAAGGAGTTAATATCCTGGGTAGACCATATAaaattgaactatgacatgatcCATCTGTTAtaagcatatattatatctatactgCATCCATAATGATATTGTCAAATGATATACTGTACTACTGCATTTCTgtatatgttttataaataactgagTTCATTACATATCTAGTACATGCGTAttattacttactaagtcgtggacttatgcttatatttttttttacttatgaaacatgtgttgttttatagttggatTACCTTTAGATGTCGGATTCGAGATGGACCTCGTAACAGTTGCAGCCGTTTGGCCTAGTGATATCGATCTGGTTGTGCTTGAGGACTAATTGCAGAATTTTGAAAATCACTCatggtaattaaaatttttgggtGAAGTTGTAGGCTTAACATTTGAGGCTTGATTGTGTATTAAAGtttagttttgatcttttatGTCGATGACATGTATAGTGTGATTTCAGTTAATGTGATGACTTTCAATAGATATTGTGATTGTAATTAATGTTggtagaatattttatatttctggTGCGTAATATTCTCTTTTTGAGTAGAAGATCCTTGAGTCTTATACATTGTAGAATGAGACTAAGAGACGAATCGTGAAGTTAATTActgattaattaatttcttgggaGCATAACATGAAGTCCTGGAGACGTCCCGATCGGGTTCCGATGAAGCCCCAACGACATCCCAACCAAGCCTTAGCAGTGGCCTGTTGAATTCCTAGTGGGTCCCTACGACGTCCCAACCGAGTCCTAGTGAAGTCCCAATGGTGTCCCGACAAAGTCTTGGCGACATCCTGTTTGGGTCATGGTAGTGTtcctgtgattttaaaatgagaAGCTCAAACTCGAACAACgatttacgaaatttaaaaataaaaattatttttcaaaattaaagaagagttttttagttaaactaaaaatattttcgatttaactattatttattgccacatcaaacacttaaaagtataaaaaaataaaaaaaaaataaaaaaaaatattttaagcgGAAACATACCGAAGATAAATGaaaatagtaacaaaatttGTGGATCAATTTGATAATAACGTAGAAAACAAACGATCAATAGAgtaattttttctgaaaaaaaaaaaagaaagaacgaagACACAAGCGCCCGCGTGGCAAAGAGGCGCGTGGACGGGCAAAAGTTGGGCAGAAAGAACGCCGCCGGTGTTCGTCCACTCCCGGTATTGTGGAATGATAGGGTGGTTTTGATACAAGGTACTGTGGGCGCCATTTGTCTTCGCCTCTGGTTTTTGGGTCTCCCGTGCTTACCCAACAACCGTGGAGCAGACAGTTCGTTCTAGGGACAATTTAGGCTGTAGTTGGATTgactttgtgttttttttcttgttttcaacaTTATTTTGGGACTACTTTAATTAGTATTAAAGAAAAGATATTGAGAGAAGAGAAATGGTATTTTACCACTAAAAAACATAACTATTGTCTATTggtataatttttaattttcttttttttttttttttaaaataaaaaacacaaaataagacCCCAATCTATTTAcatgattttatgattttttgttcaaaaaaattaataattatgtcAATAGTTACATCATAAAGTGACAAGATATCATATATTCtaaaataaagttataaaaCAATATCTCAGGTTTTATAATAATCGTTTTAGGAATCTTCTGTTTGGTGAGGCTTTTCAAAAGGGTTTTTAAGTTAAAGAAACGTAATTAAGATTACTTGTTTGATAGCCTAACCCTTTTTCTAATAGATtttggattctttttttttttttttctttttttttttttgttgggggtAGGGGGTAAAGATTACTTCTTAAAACAGCGGGAAGAGGTGGACTTTTAAGTGCAGCCAAACTGGTATTTTATTTACTGAGCCGTGTTaagtggaaaaagaaaatatcagATCTAACAGATAGATTTTTATTACAGTTATggaaaagggaaagggaaatGCTCAAATTATAATAAGTACATTACAAATGCACAACATTAATGTATGAGtaataattaaacattattcaaagatacaatttttcaccaccttgccaatgtggcaaggtggtcccctaccttaatttatttttaaagaataaaaaaaaaattcaaaaagtagtaggggaccaccttgccacataagcaatgtggtgaaaagttgtgtttttgggtggtattcaatcattactcttaatgTATATTGAAGGGATTCACATGTGTGGGCTCACCACAATGTGCCTTGGTTTAGTGCACTTGTAATGCATGCATCATCTCCCTACGAAAAAACAATATCTTTTGATACTATTCTGTGAAAGTCTCATAGCA is a window of Alnus glutinosa chromosome 4, dhAlnGlut1.1, whole genome shotgun sequence DNA encoding:
- the LOC133866445 gene encoding LOB domain-containing protein 40-like: MRMSCNGCRVLRKGCGDSCTIRPCLQWIKTAQSQANATVFLAKFYGRAGLVNLINAGPQHLRPEILKSLLYEACGRIVNPIYGSAGLLSSGSWHLCQAAVEAVLRGAPIMQISSESAGSMSPPLKACDIRHVSKRERAVPSDQLHKVKKSRSRFKSSAAKPKPKVESSALEFAIVTDSSRNEDECGGSVSHELGDSQNPSRGGDSGEADCVSAETVEASLAKPDERADSSDVDLELTLGFGLGFGHWARAKGGEQLDGVDDDTCKMEVGIWTGSVSPCGSGGGGFR